In Rosa chinensis cultivar Old Blush chromosome 1, RchiOBHm-V2, whole genome shotgun sequence, a genomic segment contains:
- the LOC112177814 gene encoding peptidyl-prolyl cis-trans isomerase FKBP43, translated as MAFWGIEVKPGKPFTHKPDDSNGRLHISMATLGLGAATKRSILQCNVGNKSPVYLCALYPEKIECLQLHLEFDEADEVMFSVLGPRSVHLAGYYLGGRRPYNPDESESFGEDIADSETQRSVNSEDEKYDDSFIDDDDDLEVFPSTPASDATDSDSCSEEEFLAKKKPQKGKVRHRQLRKTYVISDSEVESENGDDDSHPISSLVMTKSSTVENAIQEVEEKVDTSNKKAVDDFATESIRHADDVLVDGQLKRQLDQPVDLSSKVDLENGGKPKRKRKERLQEEKTVEADVLNKEDEAQKNEAEAENRNQNGQLMPVNHSGAEMPDNLSLLSAEVGLGNSDKPKKKKKKRVEEKTAEVICTNPGNDIKEDEAKGDFCLDPPLKSEQNQKSAKDESFGHDSHKLVDEPDEKKVKKKKKKKSKTQSHGETLNTDIALLSVEEKVTSPMENEANYVDAKSSEVRTVPSGLHIEELEAGEPNGKVATSGKKITVHYVGKLKENGEVVDSCDGGPPSKFRLGRGKVMEGLDAGIDGMRVGGKRRLVIPPSMAYGSKGDDKDIPPDSWLVYDVELVKVH; from the exons ATGGCTTTCTGGG GAATTGAAGTGAAACCCGGAAAGCCTTTTACTCATAAACCTGATGACTCCAATGGACGGCTTCACATTTCAATG GCAACATTGGGGTTGGGGGCTGCAACCAAAAGAAGCATACTCCAGTGTAATGTAGGAAACAAGAGTCCGGTTTATCTATGTGCGTTGTATCCTGAGAAGATCGAGTGTTTGCAACTACATTTGGAATTTGACGAGGCTGATGAAGTCATGTTCTCAGTTCTTGGTCCTCGGAGTGTTCACCTGGCTGGTTACTATCTAGGTGGTCGTCGGCCTTACAATCCAGATGAGTC AGAATCCTTTGGAGAAGATATTGCTGACTCAGAGACACAGAGATCTGTTAACAGTGAAGACGAAAAGTATGATGACAGTTttattgatgatgatgatgatcttgaAGTCTTCCCATCTACTCCTGCATCTGATGCTACAG ATTCTGATTCTTGTTCTGAAGAGGAGTTTTTGGCTAAGAAGAAACCTCAGAAAGGGAAGGTGCGGCACAGACAACTTAGAAAGACGTACGTAATAAGTGATTCAGAAGTTGAAAGTGAAAATGGGGATGACGACAGTCACCCAATTTCCTCTTTGGTTATGACAAAATCATCCACTGTTGAGAATGCAATACAGGAAGTGGAAGAAAAAGTTGACACCAGCAACAAGAAGGCAGTGGATGATTTTGCTACTGAATCAATTAGACATGCTGATGATGTACTTGTAGATGGTCAGTTGAAGAG GCAATTGGACCAGCCAGTTGATCTGTCTTCTAAAGTAGACCTTGAAAATGGGGgaaagccaaaaagaaaaaggaaagaacGGCTGCAGGAGGAGAAAACAGTTGAAGCTGATGTCCTTAATAAAGAGGATGAAGCCCAGAAAAACGAGGCAGAGGCTGAAAATAGAAACCAGAATGGACAACTGATGCCAGTAAACCATAG TGGAGCTGAAATGCCAGATAACTTATCTTTGCTTTCCGCGGAGGTTGGCCTTGGAAACAGTGAtaaaccaaagaagaaaaagaagaagcggGTGGAGGAGAAAACAGCTGAGGTTATCTGTACTAACCCTGGTAATGATATAAAAGAGGATGAGGCAAAGGGTGACTTCTGCTTGGATCCACCACTCAAAAGTGAACAAAATCAGAAGTCAGCCAAGGATGA GAGTTTTGGCCATGACTCCCATAAACTTGTTGATGAACCTGATGAAAAGAAagtcaaaaagaagaagaagaagaaaagcaaaACCCAATCACATGGAGAAACCCTGAACACAGATATAGCTCTCTTGTCAGTAGAAGAGAAGGTCACATCTCCCATGGAGAATGAGGCCAATTATGTCGATGCTAAATCATCTGAAGTTAGAACTGTCCCCAGTGGATTACACATTGAGGAGTTAGAAGCAGGAGAACCAAATGGCAAAGTTGCAACCTCTGGGAAAAAG ATCACTGTTCATTATGTTGGCAAGTTGAAAGAGAATGGAGAAGTAGTTGACTCGTGTGATGGTGGTCCTCCATCTAAGTTCCGCTTAG GTCGGGGAAAAGTTATGGAGGGTTTGGATGCTGGTATTGATG GTATGCGAGTTGGTGGCAAACGAAGACTTGTTATCCCACCTTCAATGGC TTATGGGAGCAAAGGAGATGATAAAGATATACCACCAGACTCATGGCTGGTATACGATGTTGAGTTGGTGAAAGTTCACTGA
- the LOC112177804 gene encoding LOW QUALITY PROTEIN: ATP-dependent DNA helicase 2 subunit KU80 (The sequence of the model RefSeq protein was modified relative to this genomic sequence to represent the inferred CDS: inserted 1 base in 1 codon), whose amino-acid sequence MSRGKDGTVLLIDVGPSMHKALPEIEKLCSMLVEKKLIYSKSDEVGVVLFGTEGTENELTREVGGYDHITVLQNIKVVDEHLIRAVEQLPRGTHNGDFLDAVIVGMDMLIKKYGETNKGKKRLCLFTNAHFPTKAPQDGTKEDQVITIARHMNTQGMRLESIVIRGGLTGEAKKSIMDENDHLLDIFSKRTCAKLVHVETPTSLLGALKTRKVSPVTIFRGDLELSPKMKIKVWVYKKTSEDKFPTLKKYSDKAAPTDKFATHEVKVDFEYKSAEDLSKVVPPEQRIKGYRYGPQVIPISSAEWDAVKFKPEKSVKLLGFSDAQNIMRHYYMKDVNVFIPEPGNTRAILAVSALARAMKDKNKVAIVRCVWRQGQASVIVGXLTPNVSDNDNIPDSFYFNVLPFSEDVREFQFPSFNNFPAAWQPSEQQQEAADDFVRMFDLAPSGKQEVLPPDLTPNPVLERFFRHLELKSRDPDAAVPPIDETLRKISEPDKELIAENKSVIDAFRSRFELKENPKLKKSSRRLLKEKPSVSDEREDPMDISDQTNSNEHTSGIKVTKIGDSAPVQDFEAMMSRRDSPEWVGKAIKDMKNKIHDLVEDSHEGDNYPKALECLVALRKGCILEQEPNQFNDFLRSLCKFCQEKYLSSFCEFLATKELTLIPKTEAIDSEVTDAEARSFLVKSEPKLE is encoded by the exons ATGTCTCGAGGCAAG GATGGTACGgttttgttgattgatgttggCCCGTCGATGCATAAAGCTCTTCCGGAGATAGAGAAGCTTTGCTCTATGCTGGTGGAGAAGAAG CTCATTTACAGCAAAAGTGATGAAGTCGGAGTTGTTTTGTTCGGCACAGAAG GCACTGAAAATGAGCTAACAAGGGAAGTCGGTGGATATGATCATATAACGGTTTTACAAAATATCAAAGTTGTTGATGAACATCTTATTCGGGCTGTGGAACAACTCCCACGAGGAACTCATAACGGTGATT TTCTTGATGCTGTAATTGTTGGGATGGATATGCTGATAAAGAAATATGGAGaaacaaacaaaggaaaaaaacgTCTTTGTCTATTTACGAATGCACACTTCCCCACTAAAGCTCCACAAGATGGAACTAAAGAAGATCAAGTTATCACCATTGCCAGACATATGAATACGCAAGGTATGAGATTGGAAAGTATAGTCATAAGAGGAGGGCTTACTGGGGAAGCTAAGAAAAGTATAATGGATGAGAATGATCATCTATTGGATATATTCTCAAAGAGAACATGTGCAAAGTTGGTACATGTTGAGACTCCAACCTCATTGCTAGGTGCTCTTAAAACTCGAAAAGTTTCTCCTGTTACAATATTCAGGGGTGATCTTGAGCTGAGCCccaaaatgaagattaag GTATGGGTTTACAAGAAAACATCCGAAGACAAGTTTCCCACTCTGAAGAAATATTCTGATAAAGCCGCTCCAACAGATAAATTTGCGACACATGAAGTCAAGGTGGATTTTGAGTATAAGAGTGCTGAAGATCTGAGTAAAGTTGTACCTCCAGAACAGAGGATTAAAGGTTATCGTTATGGACCTCAAGTAATTCCCATATCATCTGCTGAATGGGATGCTGTCAAGTTCAAACCAGAAAAAAGTGTGAAACTTCTGGGATTTTCTGATGCTCAAAATATAATGCG ACACTATTACATGAAAGATGTCAACGTTTTCATTCCTGAACCGGGTAATACAAGGGCCATTCTTGCTGTTTCTGCCTTGGCACGAGCAATGAAAGATAAGAATAAGGTGGCAATTGTGCGCTGTGTTTGGAGACAAGGACAAGCAAGTGTTATTGTGG CCTTGACACCTAATGTGTCTGACAATGATAATATT CCTGATTCGTTTTACTTCAACGTACTCCCTTTTTCTGAagatgttcgagaatttcaattccCATCTTTCAATAATTTCCCAGCAGCATGGCAACCAAGTGAACAGCAGCAAGAGGCTGCTGATGATTTTGTGAGGATGTTTGATCTTGCACCATCTGGGAAACAGGAGGTTCTGCCGCCTGACCTAACACCAAATCCTgttcttgag CGGTTTTTTCGTCATCTTGAGTTAAAGTCAAGGGACCCAGATGCAGCTGTACCTCCAATTGATGAAACTCTCAGGAAGATTAGTGAACCAGATAAGGAGCTGATTGCTGAAAACAAGTCTGTTATTGATGCATTCCGTAGTCGTTTTGAACTCAAAGAGAACCCAAAG CTGAAGAAATCAAGTAGGCGACTGTTGAAAGAAAAACCATCTGTGTCCGATGAAAGAGAGGATCCTATGGACATTTCTGATCAAACCAACTCCAACGAACATACATCTGGAATTAAGGTTACAAAAATTGGGGATTCTGCTCCTGTCCAGGATTTTGAAGCTATGATGTCCCGTAGAGATAGCCCAGAATGGGTTGGGAAAGCCATCAAGGATATGAAGAACAAAATACACGACTTAGTAGAGGACTCTCACGAAGGGGATAACTATCCTAAAGCACTGGAATGTTTAGTTGCCCTCCGCAAGGGTTGTATCCTAGAGCAA GAACCAAACCAGTTCAATGATTTTCTGCGGTCTCTATGTAAATTCTGCCAGGAGAAGTACCTGAGCAGTTTCTGTGAATTTCTTGCAACCAAAGAACTCACCTTGATTCCCAAGACAGAAGCTATAGACAG TGAAGTAACAGATGCTGAAGCTAGAAGTTTTCTGGTCAAATCAGAGCCAAAGTTGGAATGA